A window of Tachypleus tridentatus isolate NWPU-2018 chromosome 7, ASM421037v1, whole genome shotgun sequence genomic DNA:
aaattattcAATGCTCAATATCCATACCAATCATTCAActgatacaatttttaaatttgaaatgaaaagaaGTTTATGTTTCTCTATCTGgtcaaattaaatttgaaatgaaaagaaAGTTATAGCTAATCATCTGGTATACAACACTCACAGAAAAGTTCCAATGTCCGAATAAGAAACTTACCAAATGATTATAATATTTGCCTTCAaaatttttctgtactttaaaaACTTGATAGCCGAATATAGATCCAGTTTCTGGACCGCTGGGTTCTCTTTCTGAACCTTCAAGCACTTTTCTAATCTCACCAGCTAACTGTTCTCTTCTAAGGCCCTCACAGTTGCTAGCGTTCGAAAACGGACGACAGTGTTTGGTCAGAAGAGAGCGAAGCGCACGACCTATGGATCTTGTAGTTGTAATTGTTCGGTATACCTGACTATCCTGTTGAAAGTTGGCTTCTATGAAACGTTCCTGTCCGGTACACACATCCGGGTACTGATGCTGAACAATAAAGCTACTTGGTAGCCAGCACCTGAAGTGGTGTTGCCAAAATTCTTCAAACCAAGAATCAGGAACTGGATCGTGCTCAGTGAGAGTCATTCCAGTGATAAAATGGCGAAATTCTGGAATTTCGTGGTTCTCCAATTTCACCACGAAGGCATCCAGTGTACTATTTATCAAAATTCCTTCAAGACGATTATCGGAACCAAATCCCTCGGTGGCAACCCAAGTAAAACGCTCAATGAGGTTCGCTTCTTGAGCGATCTCTAAAATTACACTTGTTGCAAGAGTGCTGTTCGTCAAGAGCACGGTGACACGAACGTTTGCATCAGTGGTTAATGCAGTAAACTCCCTCGTGAGGTTTTTAACAGTAAAATCAATATTCACCGCTAGAGTTTCGGCGATGCAAACACTGTAATTTTTCGCTGTTTCGGCAAACTGTACGTGTGCTGCTCTTCCAAATACGTCATTGGTTGTAATAACGTTGACGTACGTCCAATCATATTTCTTCAACAGCGCCAATACAGCCGATATTTGTAACTTCACAGGGGATGGAATGGCCATAATCAGATTTGTGCTAGCACTCGATGTGTTTGACCACACAATTGATGTGCTCACTTGGGGAATCTTGTTCGCTTGCAGAAGAGGCGAAACTTCAGAGGCCACCTGGTGGTCGAATGTCAGAGCAACAATGACGTTTTTGTAATCTGTGCCAGACTCGTTAAGCCTCTTCTCACGTTCTGTGgttaaataactaaataagttTCCTTTAACCCTTTGAACTCTACCACAGTCATCCAAAGCAACAACTCCTAGAGCCTCTCCTAGAATTAACCCAATGTTGTTGTTCATCTCCAGCACGGCAAAAATCAGAGCTACCAAATTTTGGAAAGATTTTGTATTAAGCGAACCACATGAAAAAAACGTCTCCCCTGGGTGATGGAGAGACATCATAGATGTAATGACGTAACTGTTATTTTTAGGAATCCACTTCATTACAGTAGGCAGCCGGAAAACAATCTGATTCCCACATCCGTCGCTTTTCAAACAGCTGGACACAACCTTCTGAAGGTTATATTCATGGCCACTGTTGTCAAAGCCATCAATCTTATTCATATCTACATCCAATCCTTCTGCTTCTGTGTAATGTCCAATCTGtggtgaagaaaaataaaatgtgtccAAAACAACTTCTTCTAGTTTTATTTCCGATTTTGAAATTCAAACTGTACACTTggattaaagtaatattttacaatagtaCCTAACGTTGCAAATAACACgtgaaagcattttttttttttataaacctggACATTCCTCCTAAAATATAATCGATTCTTATGACGTGAACATAAGCTGTTGGTTTAATACGATAAATACCTTTACAAAAGAGTGAGCGTTGTTTCCCACTTGACGGAAGTTCAAAATGTCTAATCCTTTAGTTCCGTAGTTATTTTCTGTAAAGAGTTTCCTTATTCTGCCATTTTCAACTACTTGAGCATTCTTGGTTGAATTTAAGATAAGTTCTCTTGACTCAGGACTTTCTTTCATCTGGACACAAATTCCTCTGGACCTTCCAGGACAGAAATGAGCTCTTGCCACTTCCAAGCTATGGGCTAGGGCAAAGACACTGCTCACCACGTTTTTAACACCAGGATCTTGGAATAAAGGAACATCATGGAATCCACTCTGGTGTCCACTATAGCAGGCTGTTCCTCGACATCCGAACACGTGTTCCCAATATTCTCGGAACCAAATGTTTCTAAGGTTCATCCGAATGTTCAAACGTTGAAAATATTCCTGGAAACCAGGTACGTGATCCGCCACCTGTCGGACAGAAAGAGCACCAACTGAATATTTGTGGAATTTTTGGAAGACCTCGAGATTCTCATAGGTTATCCAAACAAAGTGTCCAAATTTCTCAGATCCCTCTTCAGTTATCATCTGGAGACTCTGGAAGAACCTCTTCAGGTGGTCACCAGATAACAGAAGTACTACaactctaaaaaaacaacaacaattatttgaTTAGTAACTTGTCGAGGAAAACAAAAGGTTCTTAATAGCCAAACACAACCACATGGTTAATGCATTCCcatatgtttttgtatttccaTTGAAAAgatttcttattcttatttctttCTAAAACTAACAGACCCTTACTGCTTCCGTGAAGCAAGTCGCTCTTATTCCTAAACATTGTAAAATTATTACCTACTCTTCATGTTTCCACGTTAATCTATTTTTCTACCGCGTTGAAATGTTTATAGTTGatataaaaagaaatttctgTTTGACTGAAACGCAAATTAGCCGCACGTGCTACTTTTTTACCGTAGAGTCTAATTGCTGGAGcccgcagtggcacagcggcatgtctgcggacttataacgctagaaaccggactTCACTAcccgttgtgagcagagcacagacagcccattgtatttgtgcttaacttcaaaacaagcaaattacagaaaaaatatgtaaaatagaaATTGCATTTTAGTACTTATAAACATATGTAGTTTGCTACTACGAAACTATGTagatttacttaaatattaaatattttatttttcaccaggtggttaaagcactagactcataatctaatggtcgcgggttcgaatccccatcgcatcaaacgttacggtcaatcccactattcgttggtagaagagtagcctaagagttggcggtgggtggtgatgacgagctgccttccctctcttcttacgctgctaaattatggacggttagtggagacagccctcgtgtagctttgcgcgaaattcaaaacaaacaagccaaacctTTTCACCAAATTTTTATGACTATCTCTTAGTTTCATTGGGATCaagtaatatgaaaaacaataactTGTCAATATATTTGGTAGTACTTTACGTTCAGAATTACAAACACTCCACAGCCAGCAATTCATGAGTATTTCTCACAAATCATCAATATTTTATACCACTTCTACTAAAGTTTCTTCGTACTGAACAAAGCCTAAGTTTCTAAGCAAACATTCTAAATGAGTtatacattgaaaaacaaattatgttgaCAAGCTTATTGTCAAACTAAATAACCAGTTCTATTGAAAACAGAGTTTTTATAGCATACCTCGCTCCATCATCTCTTTTTGACTTCAATCGTCGAAGAATAGTCAACCAGCTAGCTTCAATATCTGGAACCTTCTCTGTCAGGGCCAACTGGATGTGGTTTTTATCAGACCCCGCCTTGAAGTTCTGAAAGAGATCTCTTTCTTGATGATTTCTGTGAGAATGCACCACAGAGATGTAGTTCCAACGAAACAGTTTTAAGATCCTCACCATGGCATCTGCTATCAAAACGTTTGGCAGTGATAGTCTTAAGACGTAATCATACCAATTCAGGTTATTGAACTCTGAAGAGGTAACTT
This region includes:
- the LOC143256248 gene encoding uncharacterized protein LOC143256248, translated to MQAVLSIASGLARFRNEFCKAERGLCHHLLRQPSLRLNLNKYIRHTASARPDEKKSIFIFKDDGVGDVPIEIFNMKRGSKKTFNYQQVAVFNNHLTTLANMVTYGNHGEEFPMMNTVSECRSECGRCESLNSRFLVVRSKDQLYLGATFGVHKSSLNTLECGELDSSVGIQHVEAFLWALDQVNNDPRILPGVTLGGVIFDTCNSGTKTSQIIFDFFSQPSPSQTEARPKLLFPDDVMGFIADQHYNVVKPVVDLTISQQVTTLAPEVTSSEFNNLNWYDYVLRLSLPNVLIADAMVRILKLFRWNYISVVHSHRNHQERDLFQNFKAGSDKNHIQLALTEKVPDIEASWLTILRRLKSKRDDGARVVVLLLSGDHLKRFFQSLQMITEEGSEKFGHFVWITYENLEVFQKFHKYSVGALSVRQVADHVPGFQEYFQRLNIRMNLRNIWFREYWEHVFGCRGTACYSGHQSGFHDVPLFQDPGVKNVVSSVFALAHSLEVARAHFCPGRSRGICVQMKESPESRELILNSTKNAQVVENGRIRKLFTENNYGTKGLDILNFRQVGNNAHSFVKIGHYTEAEGLDVDMNKIDGFDNSGHEYNLQKVVSSCLKSDGCGNQIVFRLPTVMKWIPKNNSYVITSMMSLHHPGETFFSCGSLNTKSFQNLVALIFAVLEMNNNIGLILGEALGVVALDDCGRVQRVKGNLFSYLTTEREKRLNESGTDYKNVIVALTFDHQVASEVSPLLQANKIPQVSTSIVWSNTSSASTNLIMAIPSPVKLQISAVLALLKKYDWTYVNVITTNDVFGRAAHVQFAETAKNYSVCIAETLAVNIDFTVKNLTREFTALTTDANVRVTVLLTNSTLATSVILEIAQEANLIERFTWVATEGFGSDNRLEGILINSTLDAFVVKLENHEIPEFRHFITGMTLTEHDPVPDSWFEEFWQHHFRCWLPSSFIVQHQYPDVCTGQERFIEANFQQDSQVYRTITTTRSIGRALRSLLTKHCRPFSNASNCEGLRREQLAGEIRKVLEGSEREPSGPETGSIFGYQVFKVQKNFEGKYYNHLIGLWKNNKLDLFEDFVLSYDTLPTSVCYGKCEKCKDDEDNKNNLLYRGPLYRNFKTLWGIVVTALSLFGISMVIVCALYFLVAFPVAIGTTVLGYAILLGLLILFGANFPFILPPTTHTCAVRRFVLGLAYAVIFSGMLAKVTSAWRLMGYRGSEALSNGSRFNTLSVCC